A stretch of Deltaproteobacteria bacterium DNA encodes these proteins:
- the pssA gene encoding CDP-diacylglycerol--serine O-phosphatidyltransferase has translation MKITKRRINRRAGVKKGVYLLPNLCTTASLFCGFFSVIKSLHGEFVLAAWAILLAGVFDMFDGRLARLTRGSSQFGIEYDSLVDLASFGMAPGILIYSWTLHDFHRFGWVASFLYFACGALRLARFNVQADSIESKFFQGLPIPMAAYVLATLIIFYDDYFAIPPVRNYWILILTMFLGLLMVSTLRFPSVKEWNFKSRLSFFALVITAVAIGILAWEPHIMMLIFSLAYMISGPILDIYLRLRPSKKQPEPRPISLIEHKENQEKQG, from the coding sequence ATGAAAATCACCAAACGTCGAATCAATAGAAGAGCAGGGGTGAAGAAGGGCGTTTATCTTCTTCCGAATCTTTGCACGACCGCCAGTCTCTTTTGCGGTTTTTTTTCCGTCATCAAATCACTTCATGGAGAATTTGTGCTGGCCGCTTGGGCCATTTTGCTGGCGGGCGTGTTTGACATGTTTGACGGGCGTTTGGCGCGGTTAACGCGTGGCAGTTCCCAATTTGGTATTGAATATGATTCGCTCGTTGATTTGGCTTCGTTTGGTATGGCCCCCGGCATCTTGATTTACAGTTGGACTTTGCACGACTTTCACCGCTTCGGCTGGGTTGCTTCTTTTCTCTATTTCGCCTGCGGTGCTTTGCGTTTGGCTCGTTTCAATGTGCAGGCCGATTCCATCGAATCGAAATTTTTTCAAGGACTTCCAATTCCGATGGCGGCTTATGTGCTGGCTACCCTTATTATTTTTTATGATGATTATTTCGCAATCCCTCCGGTGCGAAATTATTGGATTTTGATTCTCACCATGTTTCTTGGTTTATTAATGGTATCCACGTTGCGGTTTCCCAGTGTCAAAGAATGGAATTTTAAAAGCAGGCTTTCCTTTTTTGCGCTTGTCATCACGGCGGTCGCGATAGGAATTCTGGCTTGGGAGCCGCATATCATGATGCTTATCTTCTCGCTGGCCTACATGATCTCAGGCCCCATTTTGGATATTTATCTTCGCTTGAGACCGTCAAAAAAACAGCCGGAGCCCCGTCCCATCAGCCTTATCGAGCACAAAGAAAATCAGGAAAAGCAGGGGTAA
- a CDS encoding phosphatidylserine decarboxylase family protein: METTLPCYRKRPINRLITQESYPYLILGVLAGLLLGFFFGALGALLPVLFTFYVLIFFRNPSRKAARQDRGLVISPADGTILEIVDDEEKHYLKSKAKRVSIFMSPFNCHINRAPITAKVVDCFYKEGTFAAAFKPKAMETNEHHAVLLEEEGRQRWLVVQIAGFLARRIVSYVQGGMLLNQGDRFGLIQFGSRTDLYCPTNVEIFVKPGQKVYGGRTILGTKVAK, encoded by the coding sequence ATGGAAACGACGCTACCTTGTTATCGCAAAAGGCCGATAAACCGGCTTATAACCCAAGAGAGCTACCCTTATCTTATTTTAGGGGTTTTGGCAGGGCTTCTGCTTGGTTTTTTCTTTGGGGCGTTGGGCGCCTTGTTGCCCGTTCTTTTTACTTTTTATGTCCTTATCTTTTTTCGAAATCCCTCTCGCAAAGCGGCCAGACAGGATCGTGGACTGGTTATTTCTCCCGCTGATGGAACCATTTTGGAAATTGTGGACGACGAAGAGAAGCATTACCTCAAGAGCAAAGCAAAACGCGTCAGCATTTTTATGTCTCCGTTTAATTGTCATATCAATCGTGCTCCCATAACGGCAAAAGTTGTGGATTGTTTTTACAAGGAAGGAACGTTTGCCGCCGCTTTCAAACCCAAAGCGATGGAAACAAATGAACATCACGCCGTTTTGTTGGAGGAAGAAGGGAGACAGCGCTGGCTTGTGGTGCAGATTGCGGGATTTTTGGCCCGCAGAATTGTGAGTTATGTGCAAGGGGGAATGTTGCTGAATCAGGGAGACCGTTTTGGTCTTATCCAGTTTGGTTCTCGCACCGATTTATATTGTCCCACCAACGTTGAAATTTTTGTCAAACCCGGGCAAAAGGTGTATGGCGGAAGAACTATTCTTGGAACCAAGGTAGCAAAATGA
- a CDS encoding DUF465 domain-containing protein → MDPRDLDVIQRYVGEDETLEVLYKEHISYEKQLAKLASKLFLSPQEELKKKELQKKKLIGKDRLEAILKKYRNNH, encoded by the coding sequence ATGGATCCTAGGGATTTGGATGTCATCCAAAGGTATGTTGGTGAAGATGAAACGTTGGAAGTTCTTTATAAAGAGCATATCAGTTACGAAAAACAATTAGCCAAGTTGGCCAGTAAGTTATTTCTTTCTCCTCAAGAAGAGCTCAAAAAAAAAGAATTACAAAAAAAGAAGTTGATCGGCAAAGACAGATTAGAAGCGATCCTGAAAAAATATCGCAATAATCATTAG